A genomic segment from Castor canadensis chromosome 1, mCasCan1.hap1v2, whole genome shotgun sequence encodes:
- the Tex54 gene encoding LOW QUALITY PROTEIN: testis-expressed protein 54 (The sequence of the model RefSeq protein was modified relative to this genomic sequence to represent the inferred CDS: substituted 1 base at 1 genomic stop codon), with translation MGCCQDKDFQTSDEQAKDPGLEEGEEGGTRDTKRAQGAGEEGAPKGLPXSAEEIDVDSPGYRNRKSNDSLLITVLWRRLSMFSRRGSSRSTKRQSVQLQRLEIPNQEGKQESLEQPEKG, from the exons ATGGGCTGCTGCCAAGACAAGGACTTTCAGACCTCTGATGAACAGGCCAAGGACCCCGGgttggaggaaggagaggaaggtgggACCAGAGACACAAAGAGGGCGCAGGGAGCAGGAGAGGAGGGTGCCCCAAAAGGACTGCCTTGAA GTGCCGAAGAAATAGATGTGGACTCTCCAGGCTACCGGAATCGCAAGTCCAACGACAGCCTTCTGATCACGGTTCTGTGGCGCCGACTATCCATGTTCAGCCGTCGGGGCTCCTCACGGTCAACCAAGAGGCAGTCGGTACAGCTTCAAAGGCTGGAGATTCCGAACCAGGAGGGCAAACAGGAGAGCCTGGAGCAACCGGAAAAGGGGTGA